The Saccharopolyspora gloriosae genome window below encodes:
- a CDS encoding serine/threonine-protein kinase, translating into MVERTDALTRTIGRRYQVTGELGRGGMGIVWRAWDQVIGREVAIKQLHVPDGVPPAERAVFEERVLREARAAGRLSDPAVVTVFDVLSEAGGTFIVMELVLAGTLTEVVGERGPMPPEQVLDLARRLLSALEAAHAAGIVHRDVKPSNIMISGSGVKLADFGIAQTLDDTRLTTSGSIIGSPSFMAPERIQGADATPASDLWSLGATLFFAAEGWLPFDRQTTAATLHAVLNETPRMTRTQGPLGSLIMGLLIADPRARFTSAQARALLATGPGPAATAQVPAGTAPVRSSARAGGFGRRPLIAAAVVLFVAGLLLGRFALVPGVPEAEEATLSYGPGGDLETFAPSKSDPCAVGTPRAGSTVPEQEVRRCSEPHDLEIYASGDPFGSGSTNDIAYPGEAELARFGEGMCAAYFASDKIVLPGKDAALRYGALVPSERSWELKRQTATDDDSDSDDGAQAVHCYLRTADGTRLTTSLATG; encoded by the coding sequence GTGGTGGAACGGACGGATGCGCTGACGCGCACGATCGGGCGCCGCTACCAGGTGACCGGTGAGCTCGGTCGCGGCGGCATGGGCATCGTCTGGCGGGCCTGGGACCAGGTGATCGGCCGCGAGGTCGCGATCAAGCAGCTGCACGTCCCGGACGGGGTGCCGCCCGCGGAGCGGGCCGTGTTCGAGGAACGGGTGCTGCGGGAGGCGCGGGCCGCGGGCCGGCTCAGCGACCCGGCGGTGGTCACGGTGTTCGACGTGCTCAGCGAAGCGGGCGGCACGTTCATCGTGATGGAGCTGGTGCTGGCGGGCACGCTCACCGAGGTCGTCGGCGAACGCGGTCCGATGCCCCCGGAACAGGTCCTGGACCTGGCCCGGCGGTTGCTGTCCGCGTTGGAGGCCGCGCACGCGGCGGGGATCGTGCACCGGGACGTGAAGCCGAGCAACATCATGATCTCGGGCAGCGGGGTGAAGCTGGCCGACTTCGGGATCGCGCAGACCCTGGACGACACGCGGTTGACCACCAGCGGCAGCATCATCGGCTCGCCGTCGTTCATGGCCCCGGAACGCATCCAGGGCGCGGACGCGACACCCGCCAGCGACCTGTGGTCGCTGGGCGCGACGTTGTTCTTCGCCGCCGAGGGGTGGTTGCCGTTCGACCGGCAGACCACGGCGGCGACGCTGCACGCGGTGCTCAACGAGACGCCCCGGATGACTCGGACCCAGGGCCCGCTCGGATCGCTGATCATGGGTTTGCTCATCGCCGACCCGCGTGCCCGCTTCACCTCCGCGCAGGCCCGCGCGCTGCTGGCCACCGGACCCGGTCCGGCGGCGACGGCGCAGGTCCCGGCAGGTACGGCCCCGGTGCGGTCGTCCGCTCGTGCGGGTGGATTCGGCCGCAGGCCGCTGATCGCGGCGGCGGTGGTGCTGTTCGTGGCCGGTCTGCTGCTCGGCCGGTTCGCGCTGGTCCCCGGCGTCCCGGAAGCGGAGGAGGCGACGCTGAGCTACGGACCGGGCGGTGACCTGGAGACCTTCGCGCCGAGCAAGTCGGACCCGTGCGCGGTCGGCACGCCGAGAGCCGGTTCGACCGTGCCGGAGCAGGAGGTCCGCCGCTGCTCGGAGCCGCACGACCTGGAGATATACGCATCGGGAGATCCGTTCGGCAGCGGCTCCACCAACGACATCGCCTACCCGGGGGAGGCGGAGCTCGCCCGGTTCGGCGAAGGGATGTGCGCCGCGTACTTCGCCTCGGACAAGATCGTCCTGCCGGGCAAGGACGCCGCGCTGCGCTACGGCGCGCTGGTGCCTTCGGAGCGCTCCTGGGAGCTCAAGCGGCAGACCGCGACGGACGACGACAGCGACTCCGACGACGGTGCGCAGGCCGTGCACTGCTACCTGCGCACCGCGGACGGAACGCGGTTGACGACCTCGCTCGCCACGGGTTGA
- a CDS encoding M16 family metallopeptidase, giving the protein MKQNQTRAGHLQRPGTTRVLGRSGAESVRRTVLPGGLRVVTEEVPGVRSASVGIWVGVGSRDETRPQAGAAHYLEHLLFKGTARRTAVDIAQEIDAVGGELNAFTSKEHTCYYAHVLDEDLPLAVDMLCDVVFDAVNAAADVDVERSVVLEEIAMRDDDPEDLLHELFSAAVLGDHPLGRSVLGTEESITEMSRSRVHGFYRRSYAPPKMVIAVAGNVEHTKVLRLLRKAIGDRLGGEAAPAPPRTGRTRLPKQQALVLEHDDTEQAHLLLGCRALNRHDDRRFVLGVLNAALGGGMSSRLFQEIREQRGLAYSVYSAATAYADAGTFSVYAGCQPDRLGEVAAVIRDVLESVAADGLSEDEVARGRGQLRGGLVLGLEDTASRMSRIGKSELNYGRHLSVEDTLARIEAVTADDVAELARDLLRRPLTTVVVGPYENVDELPDSITRPDQTRKAARS; this is encoded by the coding sequence ATGAAGCAGAACCAGACACGTGCGGGACATCTCCAGCGGCCGGGCACCACCCGCGTCCTGGGACGCAGCGGAGCGGAATCGGTGCGGCGCACCGTGCTGCCCGGCGGCCTGCGAGTGGTGACCGAGGAAGTGCCGGGCGTGCGCTCGGCCTCCGTGGGCATCTGGGTGGGCGTCGGATCGCGCGACGAGACCAGGCCGCAGGCCGGCGCCGCGCACTACCTGGAACACCTGCTGTTCAAGGGCACCGCCCGGCGCACCGCCGTGGACATCGCCCAGGAGATCGACGCCGTCGGCGGCGAACTCAACGCGTTCACCTCCAAAGAGCACACCTGCTACTACGCCCACGTCCTCGACGAGGACCTGCCGCTGGCCGTGGACATGCTCTGCGACGTCGTGTTCGACGCGGTCAACGCCGCCGCCGACGTCGACGTCGAGCGCAGCGTGGTGCTCGAAGAGATCGCGATGCGCGACGACGACCCCGAGGACCTGCTGCACGAACTGTTCTCCGCGGCCGTGCTCGGCGATCACCCGCTGGGGCGCTCGGTGCTGGGCACCGAGGAGTCGATCACGGAGATGAGCCGCAGCCGCGTGCACGGCTTCTACCGCCGCAGCTACGCGCCGCCGAAGATGGTGATCGCGGTCGCGGGCAACGTCGAGCACACCAAGGTGCTGCGGTTGCTGCGCAAGGCCATCGGCGATCGCCTCGGCGGGGAGGCCGCGCCCGCTCCGCCGCGCACCGGCCGCACCCGGCTGCCCAAGCAGCAGGCGCTGGTGCTGGAGCACGACGACACCGAACAGGCCCACCTGCTGCTGGGGTGCCGGGCGCTGAACCGGCACGACGACCGGCGATTCGTGCTGGGCGTGCTCAACGCGGCGCTGGGCGGCGGCATGAGCTCCCGGCTGTTCCAGGAGATCCGGGAGCAGCGGGGGCTGGCGTACTCCGTGTACTCCGCGGCCACCGCCTACGCCGACGCCGGGACGTTCTCGGTGTACGCGGGCTGCCAGCCGGACCGGCTCGGCGAGGTCGCCGCCGTGATCCGCGACGTGCTCGAATCGGTCGCCGCCGACGGGCTCAGCGAGGACGAGGTGGCGCGCGGTCGCGGCCAGCTGCGCGGCGGCCTGGTGCTCGGGCTGGAGGACACCGCGTCCCGGATGAGCCGCATCGGCAAGAGCGAGCTGAACTACGGGCGCCACCTCAGCGTCGAGGACACCTTGGCGCGCATCGAAGCGGTCACCGCCGACGACGTCGCGGAGCTGGCGCGGGACCTGCTGCGCCGCCCGCTGACCACCGTCGTCGTCGGGCCGTACGAGAACGTCGATGAGCTGCCGGACTCCATCACCCGGCCGGACCAGACCAGAAAGGCGGCACGTTCGTGA
- a CDS encoding DUF4097 family beta strand repeat-containing protein, translating to MSGNGTGGPNSEESAGREPNDLVRTQDFDTAAPIEVDIGNSIGSITVELATTDVTHVEVRHDSAAGGTDWRSGLTGLLSWVSDQFGDAAQRGGLGERAFGERGLREPMAEAVRQTRIDMTGNRLTVRTPSTVPLRTVPLAVTVRAPAESQLGLRSASGDVRVTGPAGRVQVQSGGGAVSVEQAAGNAVARTGSGALRLGDMAAGVQARSGSGDVEVVSVRAASSVVTGSGSVWLGAVESDVLVRSGSGDVAIADAAAGQIELITGSGGLRVALRHGTDAEVDLTSTTGAVHSDLVVSEEATAAEPALRIFGRSGSGDALLTSAV from the coding sequence ATGAGCGGCAACGGCACGGGCGGACCGAATTCCGAGGAGTCCGCCGGTCGGGAACCGAACGATCTGGTGCGGACGCAGGACTTCGACACCGCGGCTCCCATCGAGGTCGACATCGGCAACAGCATCGGGTCGATCACGGTGGAGCTGGCGACGACGGACGTCACGCACGTCGAGGTGCGCCACGATTCCGCGGCGGGCGGCACCGATTGGCGCAGCGGGCTCACCGGCCTGCTGAGCTGGGTCAGCGATCAGTTCGGTGATGCGGCGCAGCGCGGCGGTCTCGGTGAACGCGCCTTCGGCGAGCGCGGACTGCGCGAACCGATGGCCGAGGCGGTGCGCCAGACCCGCATCGACATGACCGGCAACCGGCTCACGGTGCGAACTCCGAGCACGGTGCCGCTGCGCACGGTCCCGTTGGCGGTGACCGTCCGGGCACCGGCGGAGTCCCAGCTGGGGCTGCGCTCGGCGAGCGGCGACGTGCGGGTGACCGGACCGGCGGGCCGGGTGCAGGTGCAGTCCGGCGGCGGCGCGGTCTCGGTCGAGCAGGCCGCGGGCAACGCGGTCGCCCGCACCGGCTCCGGGGCGTTGCGCTTGGGCGACATGGCCGCCGGGGTGCAGGCGCGCAGCGGCAGCGGCGATGTGGAGGTCGTGTCCGTGCGGGCAGCGTCCTCGGTGGTGACCGGGAGCGGTTCGGTGTGGCTGGGCGCCGTGGAATCGGACGTGCTGGTGCGCTCGGGCAGCGGTGACGTCGCCATCGCCGACGCCGCGGCGGGCCAGATCGAGCTCATCACCGGGTCGGGCGGGTTGCGGGTCGCGCTGCGGCACGGGACCGACGCGGAGGTCGACCTCACGTCCACCACCGGGGCCGTGCACAGCGACCTCGTGGTCTCCGAGGAAGCCACCGCCGCGGAACCGGCGTTGCGGATCTTCGGCCGCAGCGGCAGCGGGGACGCGCTGCTCACGTCCGCCGTGTGA
- a CDS encoding winged helix-turn-helix domain-containing protein produces the protein MQTMSAAAARRTALAAQGFTDSRPTGQVTRQHLNRALSRTKLLQLDSVNVAVRAHYMPLFSRLGAYPAALLDDAAWSSTAAKPRLFVEYWAHEASLIPVRDWSLLRWRMRMYGGSWRSRSRELLENSPGLVDDVLAAVKDLGPVGAGTLEREIGGDVRQGRGPWWNRTDTKRVCELLFAMGELTTGTRKGFERLYDLPERVLPSDVLTHDPAEEDAVRELVLRSAAALGVATESDLRDYYRLSPSQSRRAVAELVDGGELEPVAVAGWRQQAYLHAAARTPRRVRGRALLCPFDPLIWERSRAERLFGFRYRIEIYVPEPKREYGYYVFPFLLNGELVGRVDLKADRAAKVLRVPGAFAEPGQDPAVIAPELADALSEMAGWLGLDGIVIGSRGDDRLVEALRALTRRT, from the coding sequence ATGCAGACCATGAGCGCCGCCGCGGCCCGGCGCACCGCGCTGGCGGCCCAAGGTTTCACCGATTCCCGGCCCACCGGGCAGGTGACCCGTCAACACCTGAACCGGGCGTTGAGCCGCACCAAACTGCTGCAGCTGGATTCGGTGAACGTCGCGGTCCGGGCGCACTACATGCCGCTGTTCAGCCGCCTCGGCGCTTATCCCGCTGCGCTGCTCGACGACGCGGCCTGGTCGTCGACCGCCGCCAAACCGCGGCTGTTCGTCGAGTACTGGGCGCACGAGGCGTCGCTGATCCCCGTGCGGGACTGGTCGCTGCTGCGGTGGCGGATGCGGATGTACGGCGGCTCCTGGCGCAGCCGGTCGCGCGAACTGCTGGAGAACTCGCCCGGCTTGGTCGATGACGTGCTCGCGGCCGTCAAAGACCTCGGCCCCGTCGGTGCGGGCACCTTGGAGCGGGAGATCGGTGGTGACGTCCGCCAAGGGCGCGGTCCATGGTGGAACCGCACCGACACCAAGCGAGTCTGCGAGCTCCTGTTCGCCATGGGCGAGCTCACCACCGGTACCCGCAAGGGGTTCGAACGGCTCTACGACCTGCCGGAACGGGTGCTGCCGTCCGACGTGCTCACCCACGACCCCGCCGAAGAGGACGCCGTTCGCGAACTGGTGCTGCGGTCCGCCGCGGCGCTCGGGGTGGCCACCGAGTCCGACCTCCGCGACTACTACCGGCTGAGCCCGTCGCAATCCCGGCGAGCCGTGGCAGAGCTCGTCGACGGCGGCGAACTCGAACCCGTTGCCGTGGCGGGCTGGCGGCAGCAGGCGTACCTGCACGCCGCGGCTCGCACGCCTCGACGCGTTCGCGGACGCGCCCTGCTGTGCCCGTTCGATCCGCTGATCTGGGAGCGGTCCCGCGCCGAGCGGTTGTTCGGCTTCCGCTACCGCATCGAGATCTACGTCCCGGAGCCCAAGCGGGAGTACGGCTACTACGTGTTCCCCTTCCTGCTCAACGGTGAACTGGTCGGCCGCGTCGACCTGAAGGCGGACCGGGCGGCGAAGGTGCTGCGGGTTCCCGGAGCCTTCGCCGAACCCGGCCAGGACCCCGCGGTGATCGCCCCGGAACTCGCCGACGCCCTCAGCGAGATGGCCGGTTGGCTGGGACTGGACGGGATCGTCATCGGATCGCGCGGCGACGATCGCCTCGTCGAAGCGCTGCGCGCCCTCACACGGCGGACGTGA
- the thyX gene encoding FAD-dependent thymidylate synthase yields MTDIVPPKVQLIGKTEFFPPADVEWSTDADGGQALAEFAGRACYQSWHKPNPATATNAGYLRHIMEVGHLSVLEHGSVTFYLTGMSRSLTHELIRHRHFSYSQLSQRYVPERDAAVVEPDVIAEDPELHEKFVRATEASVAAYTELLDALQEKFADEPKATLRRKQARQAARAVLPNATETRIVVSGNYRAWRHFVAMRASEHADVEIRSLAVECLRQLQKTAPNVFGDFEITALKDGSEVASSPFVSEG; encoded by the coding sequence GTGACCGACATCGTGCCGCCGAAGGTCCAGCTGATCGGCAAGACCGAGTTCTTCCCGCCGGCCGACGTGGAGTGGTCCACCGACGCGGACGGCGGCCAGGCGCTCGCGGAGTTCGCCGGCCGGGCCTGCTACCAGTCCTGGCACAAGCCGAACCCGGCGACGGCGACCAACGCCGGCTACCTCCGGCACATCATGGAGGTCGGCCACCTCTCGGTGCTGGAGCACGGCTCGGTCACCTTCTACCTGACCGGCATGTCGCGGTCGCTGACCCACGAGCTGATCCGGCACCGGCACTTCTCCTACTCGCAGCTGTCCCAGCGCTACGTGCCGGAACGCGACGCCGCGGTGGTCGAGCCCGACGTGATCGCCGAGGACCCGGAGCTGCACGAGAAGTTCGTGCGCGCCACCGAGGCCAGCGTCGCCGCCTACACCGAGCTGCTAGACGCGCTGCAGGAGAAGTTCGCGGACGAGCCGAAGGCCACCCTGCGCCGCAAGCAGGCGCGGCAGGCCGCGCGCGCGGTGCTGCCCAACGCCACCGAGACCCGCATCGTCGTCAGCGGGAACTACCGCGCGTGGCGGCACTTCGTGGCGATGCGCGCCAGCGAGCACGCGGACGTCGAGATCCGCTCGCTCGCCGTGGAGTGCCTGCGGCAGCTGCAGAAGACCGCGCCGAACGTGTTCGGCGACTTCGAGATCACCGCCCTCAAGGACGGTTCCGAGGTCGCTTCCAGCCCCTTCGTCAGCGAAGGCTGA
- a CDS encoding toxin-antitoxin system HicB family antitoxin, which translates to MDLSPYIAQLREDLGSAASAGDEQTRQTAAALSAAIEPATRLAIMNALSDLAAEVTTHLDGQVVDVRLDGRDVRVVVSGGGTARSTAAEEERPPTPPPGADGGDISRITLRLLDEIKGQAEQAASTQGVSLNTWVAQAVQGALHGGRPRGPWDHRPGRGPGWGGPPGSGRWRPDGPDDGPGSRLHGWVHG; encoded by the coding sequence ATGGACCTCAGCCCTTACATCGCCCAGCTCCGGGAAGACCTCGGCTCCGCCGCGTCGGCGGGCGACGAGCAGACCCGGCAGACCGCCGCCGCGCTGTCGGCCGCGATCGAGCCCGCCACCCGGCTCGCGATCATGAACGCGCTCTCCGACCTCGCCGCGGAAGTGACGACGCACCTGGACGGCCAGGTGGTCGACGTCCGGCTGGACGGCCGCGATGTCCGCGTCGTCGTCAGCGGCGGCGGCACCGCGCGCTCGACCGCGGCCGAGGAGGAACGACCACCCACTCCGCCGCCCGGTGCCGACGGCGGCGACATCAGCCGGATCACCCTGCGCCTGCTCGACGAGATCAAGGGGCAGGCCGAGCAGGCGGCGTCGACGCAAGGCGTCTCGCTCAACACCTGGGTGGCGCAGGCCGTGCAGGGCGCACTGCACGGCGGCCGACCGCGCGGCCCGTGGGACCACCGCCCCGGGCGCGGTCCGGGTTGGGGAGGCCCGCCCGGCTCCGGCCGCTGGCGTCCGGACGGGCCGGACGACGGCCCCGGTTCACGGCTCCACGGCTGGGTGCACGGCTGA
- the dapB gene encoding 4-hydroxy-tetrahydrodipicolinate reductase — protein MTSPETSVGSPVRVGVLGARGRMGSEAVRAVGEDPGAQLVASVNREDPLQVLVDSGAQVAVDLTHPDSVLENVRFCVENGIHVVVGTSGLGPAELETIGSLLAEHPQVGVLVAPNFALGAVLSMKFAEVAARFFESVEIVELHHPKKADAPSGTAARTAEVIAQARESAELDPAPDATTKELDGARGAKVDGVPVHSIRMAGLVAHQEVLFGTEGETLTIRHDSYDRRSFMPGVLLAVREVGGRPGLTVGLDAVLGL, from the coding sequence GTGACATCTCCAGAGACCTCGGTCGGATCCCCGGTGCGGGTCGGCGTGCTCGGCGCCCGCGGGCGGATGGGTTCGGAGGCGGTGCGCGCCGTCGGGGAGGACCCCGGCGCGCAACTGGTCGCCTCGGTGAACCGGGAGGACCCGCTGCAGGTGCTGGTCGACTCCGGCGCACAGGTGGCCGTGGACCTCACGCACCCGGATTCGGTGCTGGAGAACGTGCGGTTCTGCGTGGAGAACGGCATCCACGTCGTCGTCGGCACCAGCGGGCTTGGGCCCGCCGAACTGGAGACCATCGGATCGCTGCTGGCCGAGCACCCGCAGGTGGGGGTGCTGGTGGCGCCGAACTTCGCGCTCGGCGCGGTGCTGTCGATGAAGTTCGCCGAGGTCGCCGCCCGGTTCTTCGAATCGGTCGAGATCGTGGAGCTGCACCACCCGAAGAAGGCCGACGCCCCGTCCGGCACCGCGGCGCGCACCGCCGAGGTCATCGCGCAGGCGCGCGAGTCCGCCGAGCTGGACCCGGCGCCGGACGCCACCACGAAGGAGCTCGACGGCGCCCGCGGCGCGAAGGTCGACGGCGTGCCGGTGCACTCGATCCGGATGGCCGGGCTCGTCGCGCACCAGGAGGTGCTGTTCGGCACCGAAGGGGAGACGTTGACCATCCGGCACGACTCCTACGACCGGCGGTCGTTCATGCCGGGCGTGCTGCTGGCGGTCCGCGAGGTCGGCGGACGGCCGGGCCTGACCGTGGGGCTCGACGCGGTTCTGGGGCTGTGA
- a CDS encoding serine/threonine-protein kinase — MQERKDAGMRLAGGRYEVTGELGRGGMGVVWRARDARINRDVAIKQLHVPEGVPEAERRVLDERLMREVQVAGRLSDPGVVTVHDVFAENGATFIVMELVDPVTLSDVVGPQRPMPPAQVADLALRLLSALEAAHAAGIVHRDVKPSNIMISGSGGVKLADFGIAQTVDDPRLTTTGALIGSPAFMAPERIQGADATPASDLWSLGATLFFALEGWLPFDRQTTAATLHAVLNETPRMSRDHGAVGELVAGLLTTDPRARLTSIQARALLSDPHRAEPGRAATSGSRRWWLVGAVPAAVLLFVAGLLLGRNLPVAGDPGGPQAAPGANPLVAGPQQPTLTYGPGGDVEPFDLGEDNPCADTALEPGDRVAQDRFRPCDSAHDVEIYASGDVFGGRSTSDVSYPGQRELARFAEGMCGAHFATDKIDHPDKERTLRYGAVIPTAQAWEAKRRTSLDGDSANDEGSQIVHCYVRSADGTPLTTPVAAD, encoded by the coding sequence GTGCAGGAGCGCAAGGATGCGGGAATGCGCCTCGCCGGAGGTCGCTACGAGGTGACCGGGGAGCTGGGGCGCGGCGGCATGGGCGTCGTCTGGCGCGCCCGCGACGCCAGGATCAACCGGGACGTCGCGATCAAGCAGCTCCACGTGCCGGAAGGCGTCCCGGAGGCGGAACGGCGGGTGCTCGACGAGCGCCTCATGCGGGAGGTGCAGGTCGCGGGCAGGCTCAGCGATCCCGGGGTGGTCACGGTGCACGACGTGTTCGCCGAGAACGGCGCCACGTTCATCGTGATGGAACTGGTGGACCCCGTCACGCTCAGCGACGTCGTGGGGCCGCAGCGGCCGATGCCCCCGGCCCAGGTGGCGGACCTCGCCTTGCGGTTGCTGTCCGCGTTGGAGGCGGCGCACGCGGCGGGGATCGTGCACCGGGACGTGAAGCCGAGCAACATCATGATCTCGGGCAGCGGCGGGGTGAAGCTGGCCGATTTCGGGATCGCGCAGACCGTCGACGATCCGCGCCTGACCACGACCGGCGCGCTCATCGGCTCCCCGGCGTTCATGGCTCCGGAACGCATCCAGGGCGCGGATGCGACACCCGCGAGCGACCTGTGGTCGCTGGGCGCGACGTTGTTCTTCGCTCTGGAGGGGTGGTTGCCGTTCGACCGGCAGACCACGGCGGCGACGCTGCACGCGGTGCTCAACGAGACGCCCCGGATGTCCCGGGACCACGGGGCGGTCGGCGAGCTGGTCGCGGGCCTGCTCACCACCGATCCCCGCGCCCGGCTCACCTCGATCCAGGCTCGTGCGCTGCTGTCCGATCCGCACCGCGCGGAACCGGGGCGCGCGGCGACGTCCGGATCGCGGCGGTGGTGGCTGGTCGGGGCGGTGCCCGCCGCGGTGCTCCTGTTCGTCGCGGGCCTGCTGCTCGGCAGGAACCTGCCGGTCGCCGGTGATCCAGGTGGGCCCCAGGCCGCGCCCGGGGCCAATCCGCTCGTCGCGGGCCCCCAGCAGCCGACGCTGACCTACGGTCCGGGCGGTGACGTGGAGCCGTTCGACCTGGGCGAGGACAACCCGTGCGCGGACACCGCGCTGGAGCCGGGCGACCGCGTCGCGCAGGATCGGTTCCGGCCGTGCGATTCCGCGCACGACGTGGAGATCTACGCCAGCGGGGACGTGTTCGGCGGGCGGTCGACCAGCGACGTCAGCTACCCCGGGCAGCGCGAACTGGCGCGGTTCGCCGAAGGCATGTGCGGCGCGCACTTCGCCACCGACAAGATCGACCACCCGGACAAGGAACGGACGTTGCGCTACGGCGCGGTGATCCCCACCGCGCAGGCGTGGGAAGCCAAGCGGCGGACGTCGCTCGACGGCGACAGCGCCAACGACGAGGGTTCGCAGATCGTGCACTGCTACGTGCGCAGCGCCGACGGCACGCCGCTGACGACACCGGTCGCCGCCGACTGA
- a CDS encoding GNAT family N-acetyltransferase, translated as MADAEVRAATPADAPEIARIQLATWRSAYGELLPPEVLAGLDEAETAQQWTEALSDGPTTVLVAAEGDWLVGFCVAGPAPEQEAAAADGAAPADLATVALVSTVLVEPRWGRRGHGGRLLATMAQRLTEGGATRGISWIPEADSVSQAFFEHAGWVPDGTVRTLDAGGRPVRELRLSGPLDLHLHHHE; from the coding sequence ATGGCTGATGCCGAGGTGCGGGCCGCGACGCCCGCCGACGCCCCCGAGATCGCCCGGATCCAGCTCGCGACCTGGCGCAGCGCGTACGGGGAACTGCTGCCGCCGGAGGTGCTCGCCGGACTGGACGAAGCGGAGACGGCTCAGCAGTGGACCGAGGCCCTCAGCGACGGGCCGACGACGGTGCTGGTCGCCGCCGAAGGCGACTGGCTCGTCGGGTTCTGCGTGGCGGGCCCCGCTCCCGAGCAGGAAGCAGCGGCTGCGGACGGTGCCGCACCGGCCGACCTGGCGACCGTCGCCTTGGTGAGCACGGTGCTCGTCGAACCCCGTTGGGGCCGCCGCGGACACGGCGGGCGGCTGCTGGCGACGATGGCGCAGCGCCTCACCGAGGGCGGCGCGACGCGCGGCATCAGCTGGATCCCGGAGGCCGATTCGGTGTCCCAAGCCTTCTTCGAACACGCGGGCTGGGTCCCGGACGGAACGGTGCGCACCCTCGACGCGGGCGGCCGTCCGGTGCGCGAGCTGCGGCTCTCCGGCCCGCTCGACCTGCATTTGCACCACCACGAATGA
- a CDS encoding YeeE/YedE family protein: MSAVDTISEQRTPPPPPPAAPPARPGVVTLGVLLAVVVGLAVAHEAGWKLAVLYVVGLALGTVLFHSRFGFTSAWRQLVAVGQGRALRAHMLMLAVACALFAVILGAGLGLSGAPEGTVAPAGLGVILGSFLFGVGMQVGGSCASGTLFAVGSGQTAILYTLGGFIAGSVLSAFLAPWISALQKTGPTVSFADTPLGYPGALLISLVIIGAVVAVSLFVERRRTPPPIDAPPTAQGLLRVLRGSWPLWAGALLLAGLNALTLFISGGPWGITSAFGLWGAKFLGWIGIDISDAPFWAIPENAAKLDASVLADKISVMDFGIMIGALIASAAAGAFVLHRRIPWRLAVGAVLGGVLMGIGARLAGGCNIGAYFSGIASFSLHGWLWGVLAIAGTYAGLLLRPLFGLGNPKPTDAVC; the protein is encoded by the coding sequence ATGTCCGCAGTGGACACGATCAGCGAACAGAGAACCCCGCCACCGCCACCGCCCGCGGCCCCGCCCGCGCGGCCCGGCGTCGTCACCCTCGGCGTCCTGCTGGCCGTCGTCGTCGGCCTCGCCGTCGCCCACGAGGCGGGCTGGAAGCTCGCGGTGCTCTACGTCGTCGGCCTCGCCCTCGGCACCGTGCTGTTCCACTCCCGGTTCGGCTTCACCTCGGCGTGGCGGCAGCTCGTCGCCGTCGGACAAGGCCGGGCGCTGCGCGCGCACATGCTGATGCTCGCCGTGGCCTGCGCGCTGTTCGCGGTGATCCTCGGCGCGGGGCTCGGCCTGTCCGGCGCGCCCGAAGGCACCGTCGCACCCGCCGGGCTCGGCGTGATCCTCGGTTCGTTCCTGTTCGGCGTCGGCATGCAGGTCGGCGGCTCGTGCGCCTCCGGCACGCTGTTCGCCGTCGGCAGCGGCCAGACCGCGATCCTCTACACGCTCGGCGGGTTCATCGCCGGATCCGTGCTCAGCGCCTTCCTCGCCCCGTGGATCAGCGCGCTGCAGAAGACCGGGCCGACGGTGTCGTTCGCCGACACCCCGCTGGGATATCCGGGCGCGCTGCTGATCTCCCTGGTGATCATCGGTGCGGTGGTCGCCGTGTCGCTGTTCGTCGAGCGCCGCCGCACCCCGCCGCCGATCGACGCACCGCCCACCGCGCAGGGCCTGCTGCGGGTGCTGCGCGGCTCCTGGCCGCTGTGGGCCGGGGCGCTGCTGCTCGCCGGGCTCAACGCGCTGACCCTGTTCATCTCCGGCGGGCCCTGGGGCATCACCTCGGCGTTCGGGCTGTGGGGCGCGAAGTTCCTCGGCTGGATCGGCATCGACATCTCCGACGCCCCGTTCTGGGCCATTCCGGAGAACGCCGCGAAGCTCGACGCGTCCGTGCTCGCCGACAAGATCTCGGTGATGGACTTCGGGATCATGATCGGCGCGCTGATCGCCTCCGCGGCCGCGGGCGCGTTCGTGCTGCACCGCCGCATCCCGTGGCGGCTCGCCGTCGGCGCCGTGCTCGGCGGCGTCCTGATGGGCATCGGCGCCCGGCTCGCGGGCGGCTGCAACATCGGCGCCTACTTCTCCGGCATCGCCTCGTTCAGCCTGCACGGCTGGCTGTGGGGCGTGCTCGCCATCGCGGGCACCTACGCCGGGTTGCTGCTGCGCCCTCTGTTCGGCCTGGGGAACCCCAAACCCACCGACGCCGTCTGCTGA